One genomic window of Peteryoungia desertarenae includes the following:
- a CDS encoding type II toxin-antitoxin system VapB family antitoxin: MSLNIKDPEAHRLAHAIARATGQSMSRVVTDALRERYAQLEKQKGKASVDELLTIANRAAMHLKRPYADHAELLYDEDGLPK, encoded by the coding sequence ATGAGTCTCAACATCAAAGATCCCGAAGCGCATCGCCTCGCTCACGCCATCGCCCGTGCGACAGGGCAAAGCATGAGCCGCGTTGTCACCGATGCTCTGCGCGAGCGCTATGCACAACTTGAAAAGCAGAAAGGCAAGGCGTCAGTCGACGAGCTTTTGACGATCGCGAACAGAGCTGCAATGCATTTGAAACGGCCATATGCCGATCACGCCGAGCTGCTCTATGACGAGGATGGCCTGCCGAAATGA